The following are encoded together in the Cerasicoccus sp. TK19100 genome:
- a CDS encoding ATP-binding protein, translated as MMDTKLDPNLLTDCDKEPIHLLGGVQPHGVMVVLDAGDYRILRVSASAATVFGIEPETLLGKCMLRYVEDANRDDLVDRLSNAARNYANPMGVTLNLPSGKMSFDCIGHFVNGDIVLEFENPGERAHYYAQGFSEHYELTQKCLSYITGCETMVDAAHFICKQVREATGFDRVMFYRFEPEGHGEVVGEAKRDDLEAFLGLHYPATDIPKQARKLYERNWIRLIMDIGAEPAPLLPADMPTMDMSDCVLRSVSPVHIQYLKNMDVTASMSVSLMNGQELWGLIACHHYSGPMFVPYTTRLSCVYLGQLVSAQMVTKLKHEQSEQVAHRRHSLIALGKSISDSSSLTEALRMNAEALLKAVRADGFTLIAEDETLTIGTSPQAGFLDALVCQPEKGAAIFSQSIVADFPGAADLAGDCAGLAMLPLGTDWKLVFYRVERVQEIRWAGRPDESGEAKPLTPRNSFEEWKEMVRGLSEAWSSADVSIVEDLQSWLMTFVIKRNADLNRLNDQLHSKNEEIEQFTYSVSHDLKSPLVTIKAFSGALMEDIGKGQFDSAQDNLLRIQRASDRMAEFIEELLAFSRIGSKGKMVAINMDELLAGIRFDLEVMTREVGAEIVCQSDLPNCQGCHGEVSRLFQNLLDNALKYGCTAEKPRIEVTGAVDGDFCIYRVRDNGAGIKEKYHKRIFRLFQRLSSKTQGSGVGLASVLKIAQRHGGNCGVSSEPGQGAEFWVKLPLGDE; from the coding sequence ATGATGGATACCAAGCTGGACCCCAATTTACTGACCGATTGCGATAAAGAGCCGATCCACCTCTTGGGCGGAGTGCAGCCCCACGGGGTGATGGTGGTGCTGGATGCCGGCGACTACCGGATTTTGCGCGTGTCGGCGAGCGCGGCGACCGTGTTTGGCATCGAGCCAGAAACGTTGTTGGGCAAGTGCATGCTGCGCTACGTGGAAGACGCGAACCGCGACGACTTGGTTGATCGCCTGTCGAACGCGGCCCGCAATTACGCCAACCCAATGGGGGTGACGCTCAACCTGCCTTCGGGTAAAATGTCTTTCGACTGCATTGGTCACTTTGTCAATGGCGACATTGTGCTGGAGTTCGAGAACCCTGGTGAGCGCGCCCACTACTATGCGCAGGGCTTTTCCGAGCACTACGAGCTGACGCAGAAATGCCTGTCTTACATCACGGGATGCGAAACGATGGTCGACGCCGCGCATTTCATTTGCAAGCAGGTTCGTGAGGCGACCGGCTTTGACCGCGTGATGTTCTACCGCTTTGAACCCGAGGGGCATGGCGAGGTCGTGGGTGAGGCCAAGCGTGATGATTTGGAGGCGTTTCTGGGCCTGCATTACCCAGCGACCGACATCCCCAAGCAGGCCCGTAAACTTTATGAGCGCAATTGGATTCGGCTGATTATGGATATCGGTGCCGAGCCTGCGCCGCTGCTGCCAGCCGATATGCCGACGATGGATATGAGCGACTGCGTGCTGCGCTCGGTGTCGCCCGTGCACATCCAGTATTTGAAAAACATGGACGTGACCGCTTCGATGTCGGTCTCGCTGATGAACGGTCAAGAGTTGTGGGGGCTGATCGCTTGCCACCATTATTCGGGGCCGATGTTTGTGCCCTACACCACACGCTTATCGTGCGTATATTTGGGGCAGCTGGTGTCCGCGCAAATGGTGACCAAGCTGAAGCATGAGCAGTCCGAGCAAGTCGCACACCGCCGACATAGCCTGATCGCCCTGGGCAAATCCATCTCCGATAGCAGCTCGCTAACGGAGGCGCTACGGATGAATGCCGAGGCCCTGCTTAAGGCGGTCCGCGCGGACGGTTTTACGCTTATTGCCGAAGACGAAACGCTCACCATCGGAACGTCGCCGCAAGCCGGATTTCTCGATGCGCTGGTGTGCCAGCCGGAGAAGGGTGCGGCCATATTTTCTCAGAGCATCGTGGCGGATTTCCCCGGTGCGGCGGACCTGGCGGGTGACTGCGCGGGCCTGGCAATGCTGCCATTGGGCACGGACTGGAAGTTGGTCTTTTACCGGGTGGAGCGCGTGCAGGAAATTCGCTGGGCCGGGCGGCCGGACGAGTCTGGTGAAGCCAAGCCGCTGACCCCGCGCAACTCTTTCGAGGAATGGAAGGAAATGGTCCGAGGGCTGTCCGAGGCCTGGTCGTCGGCAGACGTTTCCATTGTCGAGGATTTGCAATCCTGGTTGATGACGTTTGTCATCAAGCGTAACGCTGACCTGAACCGCCTTAACGATCAACTGCATTCGAAAAACGAGGAGATCGAGCAGTTTACCTATTCGGTGTCGCACGATTTGAAATCTCCGCTGGTGACGATCAAGGCATTTTCTGGCGCGCTGATGGAAGACATTGGCAAGGGGCAGTTCGACAGCGCGCAGGACAACTTGCTGCGCATCCAGCGTGCCAGCGATCGTATGGCGGAATTCATCGAAGAGCTACTGGCCTTTTCGCGCATCGGCTCCAAGGGCAAGATGGTGGCGATTAATATGGATGAGCTCCTGGCAGGGATTCGGTTCGATCTTGAGGTGATGACCCGCGAGGTGGGGGCCGAAATCGTCTGTCAGTCGGATTTGCCAAACTGCCAAGGCTGCCATGGCGAGGTGTCGCGTCTTTTCCAAAACCTCCTGGACAATGCCTTGAAATACGGGTGCACGGCCGAGAAGCCCCGCATCGAAGTGACTGGCGCGGTCGATGGCGATTTCTGCATCTACCGCGTGCGCGACAACGGTGCCGGCATCAAGGAGAAATACCATAAGCGGATTTTCCGGCTGTTCCAGCGGCTGAGCTCGAAGACGCAAGGCTCGGGCGTCGGGCTGGCGTCGGTGTTGAAGATCGCCCAGCGCCATGGCGGCAACTGCGGCGTTTCCTCGGAGCCCGGGCAGGGCGCGGAGTTCTGGGTAAAACTACCATTGGGCGATGAATGA
- a CDS encoding response regulator: MNDFATDGRCFMLLLAEDEDDHACLVERSLACAPIPVELTRVRDGGEALDYLNRQGEFALAEPPDLLLLDLKLPGVSGLELLEEISQLPRFAALPKVVYSTSVAHRDVQLAYELGASSYLKKPMEFTDFKQMISALCLYWGVWNQVPPIDQSNYEK, encoded by the coding sequence ATGAATGACTTTGCGACAGATGGCCGCTGCTTCATGCTGCTGCTGGCGGAGGATGAGGACGACCATGCGTGCCTCGTCGAGCGTAGCTTGGCCTGTGCACCGATCCCCGTGGAGTTGACGCGTGTGCGCGATGGCGGCGAGGCGCTGGATTACCTGAACCGGCAGGGGGAATTCGCCCTGGCGGAACCGCCCGATCTGCTGTTGCTCGACCTGAAATTACCGGGTGTGAGTGGTCTGGAGCTGCTGGAGGAAATCAGCCAATTGCCGCGCTTTGCCGCGTTGCCCAAGGTGGTGTATTCCACCTCGGTCGCTCACCGCGATGTGCAGCTTGCCTATGAGTTGGGCGCAAGCTCCTACCTGAAAAAGCCCATGGAGTTCACCGATTTTAAGCAAATGATTAGCGCCCTCTGTTTGTACTGGGGTGTCTGGAATCAAGTCCCACCGATTGATCAATCGAACTATGAGAAGTAA
- a CDS encoding ATP-binding response regulator, producing the protein MRSKYNVFVVEDNDDHFNIIKGLLSANQMNVNSLVRAQSSHEAERVLKENNFDVILLDLSLPDSSPAETIDLATAFAPNTAIIVLTSLSEDDLIERALSAGAQDYIDKYSLDSNTLEKSITHAVERKRILCQLSHKNQELERFGSLLAHEIANPVQTMATALWLAQDALSRSGNEDVLDAINLGVKSGDHLRQLISDLLKLTTEDSLERVSWVDLHHVATEVIQYCLLLHPTKDYSIEILGDLPRVMACETIIKQVLQNLLVNAIRYRREEFLKIQIFSKSNDDDHRICVSDNGQGISSEEREKIFSMFYRHRSSKGKGIGLGFCRRVLEKHGGKLWVDSEVGVGSTFYFSLPQVQPEAALV; encoded by the coding sequence ATGAGAAGTAAATACAACGTGTTCGTCGTCGAAGATAACGACGATCATTTCAACATCATTAAGGGGCTGCTTTCTGCGAACCAAATGAATGTGAATTCGCTAGTGCGCGCGCAGTCCTCCCATGAGGCCGAGCGGGTGCTTAAGGAGAACAATTTTGACGTAATCCTGCTGGACCTGAGCCTGCCGGACAGCTCGCCAGCGGAGACGATCGACTTGGCAACGGCCTTTGCGCCGAATACCGCCATCATCGTGTTGACCTCGCTTTCCGAGGACGACTTGATCGAGCGTGCGCTTTCCGCGGGTGCTCAGGACTACATCGACAAATATTCGCTGGACAGCAACACGCTGGAGAAATCCATCACGCATGCCGTCGAACGAAAGCGGATCCTGTGTCAGCTCTCGCATAAAAACCAAGAGCTGGAGCGCTTTGGCAGTTTACTCGCGCACGAGATCGCCAATCCGGTGCAGACGATGGCCACCGCGCTTTGGCTGGCACAAGATGCTTTATCCCGCAGTGGCAACGAGGACGTGCTCGACGCCATCAACCTGGGTGTCAAATCCGGCGATCACCTGCGCCAGCTGATCAGTGATTTGCTCAAGCTGACTACGGAGGACAGCTTGGAGCGCGTTAGCTGGGTGGACCTCCACCACGTCGCCACAGAGGTGATTCAATACTGCCTGCTGCTGCACCCGACGAAGGATTATTCCATCGAAATCCTTGGCGATTTGCCGCGCGTGATGGCTTGCGAAACCATTATCAAGCAGGTGTTGCAAAACCTGTTGGTTAACGCGATTCGCTACCGCCGTGAGGAATTTTTAAAGATTCAGATTTTCAGCAAATCCAACGACGACGACCACCGTATTTGCGTGAGTGATAACGGGCAGGGCATCTCCAGCGAAGAGCGGGAGAAAATCTTCAGCATGTTTTACCGCCACCGTTCGAGCAAGGGGAAGGGCATCGGCCTCGGCTTTTGCCGGCGGGTGCTGGAGAAGCACGGCGGCAAACTATGGGTGGACTCAGAGGTCGGCGTGGGCAGCACGTTTTATTTTTCGCTTCCGCAGGTGCAGCCTGAGGCGGCGCTGGTGTAG
- the pyrH gene encoding UMP kinase, producing MADANSGNSSPKYKRIVLKLSGEALGDRSSGDAISGEILQRIAVEIKKVHDLGVQVCLVVGGGNIFRGKLGAASDQKVDRTTGDFMGMMATMINGLALMDCLEKNGVPVRVQSALHIEEVAEPFILRRAIRHLEKGRVVIFVAGTGNPYFSTDTTAALRASEIGADVIMKATKVDGIYSEDPVKNPDAEKFDNITFIDALKNQYAVMDSTAFSLCLDNEMPIIVFSMNEPDSILRAVQGEPIGTLVS from the coding sequence ATGGCTGACGCAAACTCCGGAAACTCCTCCCCGAAATACAAGCGCATCGTGCTCAAGCTCAGTGGTGAAGCCTTGGGTGATCGTTCCTCTGGTGACGCTATCAGTGGCGAAATCCTCCAACGCATCGCGGTGGAGATAAAGAAAGTTCACGATCTCGGCGTGCAGGTGTGCCTCGTCGTCGGAGGTGGCAATATCTTCCGTGGTAAGCTGGGTGCCGCCAGCGACCAGAAGGTCGACCGCACCACGGGCGACTTCATGGGCATGATGGCCACGATGATCAATGGCCTGGCGCTGATGGACTGCCTGGAGAAAAACGGCGTCCCGGTCCGCGTGCAAAGCGCGCTACATATCGAGGAAGTCGCCGAGCCATTCATTTTGCGCCGCGCGATTCGCCACTTGGAAAAAGGCCGCGTGGTGATCTTTGTCGCCGGCACCGGCAACCCGTATTTCTCCACCGACACGACTGCCGCACTGCGCGCGAGTGAGATCGGTGCCGACGTCATCATGAAGGCAACCAAGGTAGACGGCATCTACAGCGAAGACCCGGTGAAGAACCCGGATGCCGAAAAGTTTGACAACATCACCTTCATTGACGCGCTCAAAAACCAATACGCGGTCATGGACTCAACGGCGTTCTCGCTCTGCCTGGACAACGAGATGCCAATCATCGTCTTCAGCATGAACGAGCCCGACAGTATCCTCCGCGCCGTTCAGGGCGAGCCGATCGGCACGCTGGTTAGCTAA
- the frr gene encoding ribosome recycling factor gives MDPDEILMTASDSMKKAVDHTLHEFSTIHTGKASPAMVETVQVDAYGSMMALKEVAAITTPDARTISVQPWDKTVLKSVESALLKANLGFTPNIMGDKIFCPLPELSKERRKDLVKMCHNLAEQGKVGVRSARRDAMDAIKAAEKEKEISEDDRKLYEKEVQAETDKYTKDIEEHLKSKEAELLKV, from the coding sequence ATGGACCCTGATGAAATTTTGATGACCGCCAGCGACAGCATGAAAAAAGCTGTCGACCACACGCTGCACGAATTCAGCACGATTCACACTGGTAAGGCGTCGCCTGCCATGGTGGAAACGGTGCAAGTCGACGCTTATGGCAGTATGATGGCGCTCAAGGAAGTCGCCGCGATCACCACGCCCGACGCGCGCACGATCAGCGTGCAGCCGTGGGACAAGACGGTGCTGAAAAGCGTCGAGTCTGCCTTGCTCAAGGCAAACCTCGGCTTCACGCCCAACATCATGGGCGACAAGATTTTCTGCCCGCTGCCCGAGCTGTCCAAGGAGCGCCGTAAGGACCTCGTCAAGATGTGCCACAACCTCGCCGAACAGGGCAAGGTCGGTGTGCGTTCGGCCCGCCGCGACGCGATGGACGCGATCAAGGCCGCCGAGAAGGAAAAGGAAATTTCCGAGGACGACCGCAAGCTCTACGAAAAGGAAGTCCAGGCCGAGACTGACAAATACACCAAGGACATCGAGGAGCACCTGAAGAGCAAGGAAGCCGAGCTTCTGAAAGTGTAA
- the proB gene encoding glutamate 5-kinase — translation MSEPFRNPQSAIRNAKRVVVKLGTGILTSTVGCLDAACLEQIAAQIAELKQRGLEVIVVSSGAVGLGMGRLGLTQRPSRLAAQQACAAVGQSILTETWQGAFTPHNIIVAQLLLTRDDVRGRRRHVAVRDLLEELISEGIVPIINENDSVSKAELELLGFGDNDVLSSLVASLVKADLLAILSTAPGVIDRLGSGEIIPYIERISAEIEALAGGSESATGTGGMVTKLEAARIATMAGATVFIGHGKEPDILLKLLGGEAVGTIFAPGDQLLNARHRWIAHFQESRGLLKVDAGAARALQEKGSSLLAKGIIAAEGEFDVGDVVSVADPDGVVFARGVVHFDQATLQPLLGKSNAEIAAAHPDLTRMEIIHRDELVLMRR, via the coding sequence ATGTCTGAACCATTCCGCAATCCGCAATCCGCAATCCGCAATGCCAAGCGGGTGGTGGTCAAGCTGGGCACGGGCATCCTCACCTCGACGGTGGGCTGCCTGGATGCGGCGTGTCTGGAGCAGATTGCCGCGCAGATTGCCGAGCTCAAGCAGCGCGGGCTGGAGGTAATTGTGGTCAGCTCTGGTGCAGTGGGTCTGGGCATGGGCCGGCTGGGGCTCACGCAACGACCCAGTCGTTTAGCCGCGCAGCAGGCCTGCGCCGCAGTTGGGCAGAGCATACTCACCGAGACTTGGCAGGGTGCTTTTACGCCGCATAACATCATTGTCGCTCAGCTATTGCTCACCCGGGATGACGTGCGTGGCCGCCGTCGCCATGTGGCGGTGCGCGACCTGCTCGAAGAGCTGATCAGCGAGGGCATCGTGCCGATCATCAATGAGAATGATTCCGTCAGCAAAGCCGAGCTGGAGCTGCTGGGCTTTGGCGATAACGACGTGCTTTCGTCGCTGGTGGCCAGTCTGGTGAAAGCCGATCTGCTCGCGATTTTATCCACTGCGCCCGGTGTGATTGATCGGTTGGGCAGTGGCGAAATTATTCCCTACATTGAGCGGATTTCCGCAGAGATTGAGGCGCTGGCTGGCGGCTCGGAGAGCGCAACCGGCACCGGTGGCATGGTTACCAAGCTGGAGGCCGCGCGCATTGCGACGATGGCCGGAGCCACGGTTTTCATCGGGCATGGCAAGGAGCCGGATATTCTGCTGAAGCTACTCGGTGGCGAAGCGGTGGGCACGATCTTCGCGCCGGGTGATCAGTTGCTCAATGCGCGGCACCGCTGGATCGCCCATTTTCAGGAGTCGCGCGGCCTGCTCAAGGTCGACGCCGGTGCGGCGAGGGCTTTGCAGGAGAAAGGCAGCAGCCTGTTGGCCAAGGGGATTATTGCCGCCGAAGGCGAGTTCGACGTGGGCGATGTCGTCAGCGTGGCCGACCCGGATGGCGTGGTCTTCGCGCGCGGGGTGGTCCACTTCGACCAGGCAACCTTGCAGCCTTTGCTGGGCAAGAGCAACGCGGAGATCGCCGCGGCTCACCCGGACCTGACCCGCATGGAGATTATCCACCGCGACGAGCTGGTGCTGATGCGGCGCTAG
- a CDS encoding segregation and condensation protein A: protein MTDTSPQIQDGALGPSQELAIRLPVFEGPLDLLLFLIRKNEIDIYDIPIERVTRQYLDVLKSMEQLNLEIAGDFFVMAATLMYVKSRMLLPTNEQVKQAAEDEEEADPRWELVQQLLEYKKFKEAAYQLQDLVEQQQDLIPRIFRESNDQKEARPLKPTDKIEVWNSFNLVLRRLAEGMRSGEIHDEQVSVADRMEYILTTLETRDRFNFTELFEGKSYGINMLVSTFLAVLELTRLKKLIVEQDITYGDIRCEKRIETPEDAEVFDDEEITSEFDETPADSEPTN from the coding sequence GTGACGGATACCAGCCCACAAATTCAGGATGGTGCCTTGGGCCCAAGCCAGGAACTCGCCATTCGATTGCCCGTTTTCGAAGGGCCGCTCGATCTTCTATTGTTCCTCATTCGCAAGAACGAGATCGACATCTACGACATCCCGATCGAGCGCGTGACTCGGCAATACCTCGACGTGCTCAAGTCGATGGAACAGCTCAACCTCGAGATCGCGGGAGACTTTTTTGTCATGGCGGCGACGCTCATGTACGTCAAAAGCCGCATGCTGCTGCCGACCAACGAACAGGTGAAGCAGGCCGCCGAAGACGAAGAAGAGGCCGACCCGCGCTGGGAACTGGTCCAGCAACTCCTCGAATACAAGAAATTCAAAGAGGCCGCCTATCAGCTACAGGACCTCGTCGAGCAGCAGCAGGACCTCATACCGCGTATTTTCCGCGAATCCAACGACCAAAAAGAAGCGCGACCGCTCAAGCCGACCGATAAAATCGAGGTCTGGAATTCCTTCAACCTCGTCCTTCGCCGCCTGGCCGAAGGCATGCGCTCCGGCGAAATCCACGACGAGCAAGTCTCCGTCGCCGACCGCATGGAGTATATCCTGACGACCCTGGAAACCCGCGACCGCTTTAACTTCACCGAGCTATTCGAGGGCAAGTCTTACGGTATCAATATGCTCGTATCGACCTTTCTGGCAGTGCTGGAGCTGACCCGATTGAAAAAGCTCATCGTCGAGCAGGACATCACCTACGGCGACATCCGCTGCGAAAAGCGCATCGAAACACCCGAAGATGCCGAGGTCTTTGACGACGAGGAAATCACCAGCGAATTCGACGAAACCCCCGCCGACAGCGAGCCGACCAACTAG
- a CDS encoding type II secretion system protein, which translates to MNTSLKQPHRGFTILEIMVVVLIIGVLLAMAIPGFQAVRERTRVAAFLNDFRAVTEAVNRYNLTEGVYPVGTGNGPPADFYDYIRADVITNTTVIGGNWTVDASNYQFAIGISGYEASENVIVQIDQAVDDGNLATGQMIESGANTFLFIIEE; encoded by the coding sequence ATGAATACATCCCTAAAGCAACCACACCGCGGCTTCACCATTTTGGAAATTATGGTGGTAGTCCTGATCATTGGTGTGCTTTTGGCCATGGCGATTCCCGGATTTCAGGCTGTTCGCGAAAGAACTCGTGTTGCTGCCTTCCTGAATGATTTTCGTGCGGTCACCGAAGCCGTGAACCGCTACAACTTGACTGAGGGTGTTTACCCGGTAGGCACTGGCAACGGTCCTCCAGCGGACTTTTACGACTACATTCGCGCCGACGTCATCACCAACACCACCGTCATTGGCGGTAATTGGACTGTCGATGCCTCGAATTATCAGTTTGCCATCGGCATCAGCGGATACGAAGCGAGCGAAAACGTGATCGTCCAAATCGATCAAGCGGTGGACGACGGCAACCTCGCGACCGGCCAAATGATTGAGTCTGGAGCAAATACCTTCCTCTTCATTATTGAGGAGTAA
- a CDS encoding LPS-assembly protein LptD has product MGVIFTSSLGAQLPKVDAELPQLESDSQEYDADTNSMVAKGNAELSHGNIVLKSDEIIFLQDTSTLKANDNVQLTRGSFRILSDTAEYDYFHSSFAAGDFRMGRHPLFLQGGSISGNNEEIEVTDGTIYFQEPDAYALNIKAKRYLVKDNETLEVYDATFRLGSFPIFYMPYFEQNIEEDSPIDYRGDVGYQGNLGAYVQNQALVRVLPELKIGANIDGYSERGFLGGPVAKYNWQLGENGDNGYQSGYINTGFIYDLGDSSELGLDTLGNPIRRSRDFIEWRHLGEVGDNIDIASTLSWWSDSEVTRDFREELFYDNQIPDSWASANLRGDNFVFGAFMRYQPNDWELVAQRMPEISFNLLPSEIFETTVYHRASADFVSLSEKSPTGLFAETTSNRFNAYYGLNRPTKLNDWATVTPVAGAMLTNYWNTYNHNGAYTRVLGEVGMDFEALITGHWNVKDEFWGIDGLRHVMKPIVQYRYIPAADAGNTLIPKIDTSSPFDTYLDPLGLANKRNIDDLYAENTIRYGLENSLQTRAKGYGSYDMAEFNIYHEFRFDQRPTEVIINPPYRPFVRPGDRFASDIYTELTVRPAYWLSSSIFVRIDPNSPSVPQVSTRTTVVDGEEWQAYVGTNMVTDIPGSNINQFLIGGEYRVNERNALRAEWRIDAELSELVEQYYSWQTRFANSWDIEFVIGYLQGATREDGFQAKVRVRLLSF; this is encoded by the coding sequence ATGGGCGTAATTTTCACGAGCAGCCTTGGCGCTCAATTGCCCAAGGTCGACGCTGAGCTTCCCCAGTTGGAATCCGATAGCCAGGAATACGACGCGGACACCAACTCCATGGTCGCCAAGGGCAATGCCGAGCTCAGCCACGGCAACATCGTCCTGAAGAGTGACGAGATTATCTTCCTGCAGGACACCTCCACGCTCAAGGCCAATGACAACGTCCAGCTGACGCGGGGCTCCTTCCGCATCCTCAGCGACACGGCGGAGTATGATTACTTTCACAGCAGCTTTGCCGCGGGTGATTTCCGCATGGGCCGGCACCCGCTCTTCTTGCAGGGTGGCAGCATCTCCGGCAACAACGAGGAAATCGAAGTCACCGACGGCACCATCTACTTCCAGGAGCCCGACGCCTACGCGCTCAACATCAAGGCCAAGCGCTACCTAGTAAAGGACAACGAAACGCTGGAAGTTTACGACGCCACCTTCCGCCTCGGATCGTTTCCCATTTTCTACATGCCCTACTTCGAGCAAAACATCGAAGAGGACTCCCCCATCGATTACCGCGGCGATGTCGGCTACCAGGGCAATCTCGGTGCCTATGTGCAAAATCAGGCGCTCGTGCGCGTGTTGCCGGAGCTGAAAATCGGGGCCAATATCGACGGCTACTCCGAGCGCGGCTTCCTGGGTGGTCCGGTGGCAAAATACAACTGGCAGTTGGGCGAAAATGGTGACAACGGCTACCAGTCTGGCTACATCAACACGGGATTCATCTACGACCTGGGAGACAGCAGCGAGCTTGGCCTGGACACACTGGGTAACCCCATCCGCCGCAGCCGCGACTTCATCGAATGGCGGCACCTCGGCGAAGTAGGTGACAATATCGACATCGCCAGCACCCTCAGTTGGTGGTCGGACTCCGAGGTCACGCGCGACTTCCGCGAGGAGCTTTTCTATGACAACCAAATCCCGGACAGCTGGGCATCCGCGAACTTGCGGGGTGATAATTTCGTTTTTGGTGCCTTCATGCGCTACCAGCCCAACGACTGGGAGCTCGTCGCCCAGCGCATGCCGGAAATCAGCTTTAACCTGCTGCCCTCCGAGATTTTCGAAACCACCGTTTACCACCGGGCCAGCGCAGACTTCGTCAGCCTGTCGGAGAAGTCCCCCACCGGCCTGTTTGCGGAAACCACCTCCAATCGCTTCAACGCCTACTACGGCCTGAACCGCCCGACCAAGCTCAACGATTGGGCCACCGTCACCCCGGTCGCCGGCGCGATGCTCACCAACTACTGGAACACCTACAACCACAACGGGGCCTACACCCGCGTGCTGGGTGAAGTCGGTATGGATTTCGAAGCACTGATCACCGGCCACTGGAACGTCAAAGACGAATTCTGGGGCATAGATGGCCTTCGCCACGTGATGAAGCCCATTGTCCAGTATCGCTACATTCCGGCCGCGGACGCGGGTAACACCCTGATCCCCAAGATCGACACCAGCTCCCCCTTTGACACCTACCTCGACCCCCTAGGCCTCGCCAACAAGCGCAACATCGACGACCTCTATGCGGAAAACACCATCCGCTACGGTCTGGAAAACTCCCTACAGACCCGCGCCAAGGGCTACGGCTCCTACGACATGGCCGAGTTTAACATCTACCACGAATTCCGCTTCGACCAGCGCCCGACAGAGGTCATTATCAACCCGCCCTACCGTCCATTTGTCCGCCCGGGTGATCGCTTTGCATCAGATATTTACACCGAGCTCACCGTCCGCCCCGCCTACTGGCTGTCTTCCTCTATCTTTGTCCGCATCGATCCCAATTCGCCCTCCGTCCCACAAGTCAGCACCCGCACCACCGTGGTCGACGGCGAGGAGTGGCAAGCCTACGTCGGCACCAACATGGTCACCGACATCCCCGGCTCAAATATCAACCAATTCCTCATCGGCGGCGAATACCGTGTCAACGAACGCAACGCCCTGCGCGCCGAATGGCGCATCGATGCCGAGCTGAGTGAACTCGTCGAGCAATACTACAGCTGGCAAACGCGGTTCGCCAACTCTTGGGATATCGAGTTCGTGATCGGCTACCTCCAGGGCGCTACGCGCGAAGATGGTTTTCAGGCGAAAGTTCGCGTTCGTTTGTTAAGTTTTTAA
- a CDS encoding cupin domain-containing protein yields MTPENLLANLPTSLPAELMEDLVCANGVRIERIVSTGQCSAPGDWYDQAENEWVLLLAGAARLEIEENDSCRKLELHAGDHCFLPAHQRHRVDWTDPAQPTVWLAVWWPA; encoded by the coding sequence GTGACGCCAGAAAACCTCCTCGCCAATCTCCCCACGTCGCTGCCCGCTGAGCTGATGGAAGACCTCGTCTGTGCCAATGGCGTGCGCATCGAGCGCATCGTCTCCACCGGCCAATGCTCGGCACCCGGTGACTGGTATGACCAGGCCGAAAACGAGTGGGTATTGTTGCTCGCTGGCGCGGCCCGGTTGGAGATCGAGGAAAACGACTCTTGCCGCAAGCTGGAGCTCCACGCCGGTGACCATTGTTTCCTCCCTGCGCACCAACGCCACCGCGTCGACTGGACCGACCCCGCGCAGCCTACCGTTTGGCTGGCGGTATGGTGGCCAGCATAG